A single region of the Gossypium arboreum isolate Shixiya-1 chromosome 12, ASM2569848v2, whole genome shotgun sequence genome encodes:
- the LOC108478058 gene encoding uncharacterized protein LOC108478058 gives MTTTTHESGTLKELASNFVKLDWFNGGNFRRWKKKMHFLLATLKIAYVLDTLRPDETENESVAATRKRQKWDNADYICMGHILNGLSDGLFDTYQNEVTAKELWDKLETRYMTEYVTSKKFLVSRFNNYQMVDGCYVMEQFLDIEKMLNQFKQYDMKMDEMLVVSSIIDKPPPSWKDLKRSLKHKKEEISLEALENYLYIEEEYRKQDQNLNFENAKVHVMEKVMDKVFGEKLF, from the exons ATGACTACCACAACTCATGAAAGTGGAACACTAAAGGAGTTGGCTTCCAATTTTGTCAAACTTGATTGGTTTAATGGTGGTAATTTTCGACGATGGAAGAAAAAGATGCACTTCTTATTAGCAACTTTGAAGATTGCTTATGTTTTGGATACTCTAAGACCTGACGAGACTGAAAATGAATCTGTTGCTGCAACTCGAAAAAGACAAAAATGGGACAATGCTGATTACATATGCATGGGCCACATATTGAATGGTTTATCTGATGGTTTGTTTGACACCTATCAAAACGAGGTCACCGCTAAAGAATTATGGGACAAATTGGAGACAAGATACATGACCGAATATGTTACAAGTAAGAAATTTCTTGTCAGTCGtttcaataattatcaaatgGTTGATGGTTGTTATGTTATGGAACAATTCCTTGATATTGAAAAGATGTTGAATCAATTCaagcaatatgatatgaaaatggatgaaatgcTTGTTGTATCCTCCATAATAGACAAACCTCCTCCATCTTGGAAAGACTTAAAAAGAAGtctaaaacataagaaagaagaaatatcTCTTGAGGCTTTGGAAAATTATCTTTATATTGAAGAAGAATATCGAAAGCAAGATcaaaatctaaattttgaaaatgccaAAGTGCATGTTATGGAGAAA GTCATGGACAAGGTTTTTGGGGAGAAGCTGTTCTAA